cttgccagttaaatctaccgacacagcggaacagtatgctcagttgcatatcaaggaaatagtcagtctacatggcactccagtttctatcattttcgaTCGAGAAGCTCAGTTTACggccaatttttggaagaaatttcagcaaggtttgggtactcaggtgaatcttagtacaactttccatccacagaccgacgggcaagcatAGCGAACTATTCAGActcttgaggacatgttgcatgcttgtgttcTTAATTTCAAGGGTAGCCGGGATGAttatttgccactcatagagtttgcttaaaACAACAGCTTTCATACAagtattcaaatggcaccatttgaggcattatatggtaggagatgtagatctcccattgggtggttcgagattggggaagcagagttgatagagCCAGGccttgtacatcaggctatggaaaaagttaaaatcataaaggagcggttaaaaactgctcagagtcgtcaaaaatccatttcggatgtcggtcgcagagacttagagtttaaagaagatgattgggtattcttcaAGGTTTCCCCCATAAAGggtattatgcggtttgggaagaaagggaaattgagttcgaggtatgtTGAGCCATACAAAATCATCCAGAGGATCGGTCGGGTGGCGTAcaaacttgagctaccacccgagatgtcattagtgaacccggtattccatgtgtctatgttgaagaaggtagtaaGGGATCCGTCAGCTATTCTGCCGGTTGaggccattgaggttaatgaagaattgtcatatgaagagattccagttgccattcttgatagacaagtccgaaagttgagtaataaagaaattgcctccgtgaaagtgttatggcgaaactaacaggttgaagaggccacgtgggaggccgaggaagaaatgaagaagaagtatccttacttgtttgaatagctgtgtaatcctttctttAAGAAcctgtcgcctatgaattttgtatcacttgctCAGTTAATGTATAGGTGTTCCTTTTGagtatatgttgtttacatgaggccacagttggtgttgttatgagttatgttatgtTATTGGTTTATGGAATATGTTTTAAGGATgtatttctggggctctctgacagatggataggcctagttacaaaggaaactctagcgaaagttTTGGAGATTTGGGGAGTTTGTTAAATTTGGAGTTGCTGGTGTAGGGTATGAATAGCTGAGTTGTATAAGATACTAATAGTGAAcgttgaccctcattcgaggatgaatgatcttaagtgggggagcatgtaaggccccataaaaattTTCCTAAAAACCAAGGttctgtgatgccaaagtaggcatagaggttaattatagtagaaattcttcgcagcGAGCTTACTCACCACGGTTCAGACTTTTTAGATTGAATAGTGCACTGGGAGTTGAAGGGAAATATTTggcagaagtacgcatttctgtggcccattctatggccgcagaaccactctgcggaccgcatactggtcgcagagtggggcagatttctgGGCAATTTTTTAtgcccaatttcgcggccattatgcgaccgcataaccatttcacgggccgcattcttgtcgcatatcccaccttgggatttttcggagggaggttatGTGAtgcactatgcggccgcagaactgttctgcggtgcattatacaaccgtagaacaggtatgcgggccgcatagtgaccgcagaccagatCAATTCCTTTCCAGTTCTGGCCCCCATTTTCGCGGTCATTTcacggaccgcataaccactatgcagtcacacatgcgaccgcagaacctgttctggagcttcatttttggggtttttaaacccgatcctatttcgttaaaacacaccccaaagaccattttgagcacaattctgatattttagagtgagagggagagttcttagagtgggggagtaaccttctatcattattcatcaattcttgctcaatcattgagaattaacaaaggaagtcttcacgctaaaggtaagaatctatatcctagctcttaatttcgaaattttgcataaatggggtaattagaaaggtaattattgggtgtggggatTGCTGTCttttcatgcatgtgttcctaaggtatgtgggaagattgtgatcTAAAAGTGATTGAGAATGGGTTGGGAaaagatggaatcttccacaaaatggGGCTTAaaacattaatgcacacctagtgttcgataatatgctcaaatgagctaaaaccatgtcgatcttcctaattttggtttaattttgttatattgctaaaatagattaaagtttctAATAGTcgagaacatcttagagttttaagaggctcaattaaggtatgttagataaacccccttcttcttagaatcgaaccccatgatgttcatgtaattggagtaagcccttgatcattatagaattggcaatttctatgtgtttgtgttgaagaatGTAAGTTCAATcattattctaaatgcttcatcacgTTATCTTGTTAtgtgaggatgtgttcaaaatgtggaatatgtgctaGCAaaattaagacttcatgtcaagatcaaaataaaggttgttatgccaaactgtatgaaaaacctctatgtgcctaagactcccaatttgctcatatgtgaatttaacatCTTGAATAGGAAGCCTTATTGTCGTTGATAACAATAATGTTGGAATGTGGAATAGAACTTGAATTTTGAAATACGGCCTAGCGCCAAGAATAACcttataattggggccactcgtgCTATTGTATTGAAagtatgggaaagaaatgtgaattgagaggACTGATTGAGTGtgggtgatgtctcaaatgagatggcctagccgatcgggttgagatcagactccgtgtaagaacacggtggtattgtggatgaaattgtgacaatggttgatgtctcaaatgagatggtctagccgatcgggccgtgatcggatgccatgccgcacacatggtggcactgtgctggaaattataatgaaattatggtaatgtctcaaatgagatggcctagccgatcgggccgagatcggactacgtgtaagaatacggaggtattgtgaattgtggaatatcggtactaaaggtcacccaacctaataatatggaaattgtcttgaaaatgtatatgatccttaacttgttgttttactattatttgaagcccttattgaaatcttgattgttcctcttgtattgttatttattctattgagttggtgtttagctttacatactagtgctattcgatggtactaatgtcccttttgtcgggggtgctgcatctttaaatggatgcaggtggttacatagcagacaacgttgatcacagatagtgctgcatcctcttctcagcggactcggtgagccccatttcattccggggtcatgtattgtgccttttgtttatattatggtcactttttgaggtatagtcgggccttgttgtcggcaccatctttactctcttttgtatcttcagaagctccgtagacactatgtgggttatgTATGGGTATTGGaaatgttaaacaagtatatgttgtgtGGATCACTTGTTCCTCTCAGACTTTAAAAAATGTGTATTTTGAGCCTTAAAGgtgcaatgactaatgaaacgatttacgattgtatgaatgagcttcctacggtataattaatgaaatcacatcTTTTCTTGATTATAGGTTAatggggtagaaagtatctatcAGGCTTGCttagccgggttcactcggttgcgCGCCGGTCATGCCTCCCGAGGATGGGGCGTGACAGGGAGGAAAGTGTTGGACGGATTCCCCTTGATATGCAAGCCCTaactcaaagaaatgacttagcccctctctctacccggccttgaGGTATTTATAGGGCTCCTATGTGCGTGGTCgtgcacctgggcaagtgaccgCACACACAAGGCAGAATACCGTCCAATATGCGCGGTCGCGCATCTGGGCGCACATATGGCATAGGTCCGGTAAAATGGTCATAACGTTCTGTAAAAATATCCAAATAACAAACGGTTtgatgcattggaaactagacccAAGGGGcattaatttgataggtatatcaccacctaagtcTTTATATTGTTGGAGTTATATTGGTTTGAAATTGGGTCTTATGctaattgaaacatcctttccacttaatgtatccaacttgttccacacaagttcttgccattcacaaaactccttagtatgtttcaacacaccttgaacacatattttaatttaaaaatgaTGTTGTTCTATCTCATGGGTCTCttttaatactcgaatacgttattcccgAATACTGTTGgctcactttaaaatcttaaatcattagggttttttaacggggccttacatatcCGCACGATGGGAgcattttttgatttttgaaaaatgaGATTGAACCCGGGGAGGgtctttgattgatgatttttgatttttgaagAATAAGATTGAACCCAGGAAGGGTCcttgattgatgattttttgactttttttgaACAATAAGATCGAATCCGGGAAGGGTCCTTGATTGATTTTTTTGATAAATGTGACCGAATCCGCAGGTCGCCTATGTATCTCATCAATACGAGAATCAGGTCAGGCGTAGTTCAGGAAGGTTAGAGATAAAAGGGAGATCTTTTGGGTTTTTTTGAATTTCCTCAAGGAAAGAgaatggtatttttggatttgatgTTGATGTCTCACGGGGATACTTCTAGAAAAGCAACAGAGGAAGATGTGTATATGTTTAATTGTTTTGATTTTTGGAGATAATCCTTTCGTAAGGATTTCCGGTCGACCGTGACCCAAGTGGCCAGACTTGACCGATTCATCTAGTTAAGGATGAGAAAATCCAGACCCATGATAGGTTGCCAACGTATCTTGACACAAAGTCAAGAATCAGGCACGCGTAGTTCGTGAAGATTAGGGATAGAGGAAGTTGTTTcggatttttttttgaatttcctCAAGGAGGAATTATGCAGaaatatattttggattttgattctcCTTTGATGTCTACAGAAAGACTTCGAAGCAACAAGTAAAAATATATACATTTTACATTATTTTTCCAAAGATGACCCTTTCGCAAGGATCTTCAGTTAACTGTGACCCAATTGGCCAGACTTGACCGACTCGTCCAATTAAAGATGAGGAAAACTGGACCCATGacgggttgcctacgtatcttaaTACAAGGTCAAGAATCAGGTACGCGTAGTTCGTGAAGGTTGGAGAGTATGAGATGTATGATTTTTAACACTTTTTTTACTCTCCTACTTCAATGCATTGCAACTAACTATATTAATTGCAACAAAGATATGTATTAAATGCAAGGGTATAGATAAACTCGGAGCGATGCCTCATTGTACCCATAATTGGGTGTGGTATCTCTGGAGTTGAAGAGTGTCTCCCTCCAGAAGATGTGCCCCGGCTGCTCTTTTGAATAGTTTCCTTGATGCCCCTGAGTGCTTGCGAGACAGTTGTTGTGGTTGTCTCCCAATTAACTGGAGGGATGTTTTGTTGCCACCTTCCAGCTGTCCATAGGAACCTTTTGGTTATTGCCTCCGGCTATTAGccggggcaattatctgatgcaGATATAGAAATATAGTGAGAGTAGTGCTGTCACAAAATGATGGAATCAAGAATGGTAACTAACACTCCCCTGATTATTCGGTTGATGTTCCACAATGTCCGATGCCGGATGCTATTTCCTGTGCAGTCCCAGGATGATGCACCTTTTGACTGTCCATATGAACCATTTATGATCGTCCCCGGTTGACAATCGAGAACGATGTTATGATCTAAATATAGAAAAGCGGTGAGAGCAGCAAAGTCATGAAAAATGATTGAGTTTATTGTAAAACCACTACTCCACTGATTATCTAACTGCTGTTCCACCAAGTCCAAGACCAGATGTTATCTCCCGTGATGTACCCGAGATGATGTACCTACAAAACTCAGAGGAGAAATTTTAGAGTCCCTCTCAGGTGAAGTTATAGCATAAAGAGGATGCAGATTTGGCCGTGCAGCCAGTGGTGTATCTCGTTGTGATCAGGAACGCGATGTCAGCATTCCATGATGGTTTTGGAGATTGTGTTGTCCTTcatgcatccaaagaaaaattctttGTTCGAGGGAGGAAAATTGATTAGTGTTGTCTTGAGAGGCTTCGcttgttcttctttttttgtcTGAGCCGTGTGAGCATAACACTTCTCGAAGACTGGCTAACAATTTTCCCCTGTAACAAAAATGGGTTGACTTGTATCGAATCTCTAAATTTGAAAAATGGGAATGAACATCATGACTCCATAGCCAGATGTTTGAAGAAAGGACTTGCATCTCATATGTTGGAATTTAAGTCGAGTGAGGGTCAGAGTAAATTTGGCATGGTATTTTGATGTTTGAATTTTCTTTTTTGGTGAAATTTGGTTGATGCTCTTGGAGATTTTTGGGTTGAGAACACCATTGTACTGTTCCAAAAGAATTGCCCCAGTTTCTAGTACTGAGAAAATTAATTTGAAACAATGGGGAGACCGAACCCTTATGTAGGGTTGCGTACGTATCCAGCTAAGGCAGGAATCAGGTAAAAACATAGTTCAAGCCAACTAGTAAAATTATAGGAAATATGTATGGTATCCATGAGCGGGTGATTGTTCTTTGAAAAGAATGTGATGAATGAGAATTCTTGGGTGGATGGGTAGAGACTGGTAACTCTTGAATAGGAGATAGATAGTATCATAGTGCATGGATCTATCTCAAATGGCGGGAGTCAATGAAAGTGTGAGGTATGATTGAGAAGAATACATCGAATCAGTTGAAGATGTACCAAGCTAGATTGATGTATCTTTGAAAGGATGGTAGAGCCAAGATGATGGTATGATTATGGTGGAGGGTCATGAAGACCAGAATAGTTATGTGTATTTGAAAGGTCCAAAATTCAACACAAGTCAACCAAAATAGTGAGACAAGGAGAACCTAACGGTGGATAACAAATAGGATGTACATGTAACAGATGAAGAATACATAACAATGACAAGCAAAGAAAATATACCAACTATACAAAGAATATGTAGCGAGTAAAGGATATGCAAGGATTAATTCAGTTAAAGCAAGCTGCAAGATCGTATGTACAATGACCTAGTGATTCTAAGAGTAGATTTACCTAGATTCGAGCATGAGTTAAGGACAACTGCGAGATGGTACGTAGTTAATCTCGTATGCCAATCTATGAAACTAGAGAGCtttgaaagaaggttcggaggggtggAGATACAACCCTCGCATGACATGTGTATGATTGTGTACGACCAAGAGTCTATAAAAAAGTGATGACAGTTTAATAAGGCATCACCAAAAGCATGTGACAAAGAATATATAACACGGGCATATTTGAAGGCATGTACAACATAGGCATGTGTGAAAGAATACACAACATAGGCATATACAAAATGGATACATGTAATGAATGTAAAACATAGGCATGACAAAGAATATGCAGCCCGGAGCACGCAACAGAGAATGCAAGACAtgagtgttacaccccatgttttcgtacgttaaagcttcgtcgtaagttaatcgacataagtttgggaatgagatttattttgggattataagaaTCATGccatttcaaataagtgataagtaaattcgtgaaggtaagaggataagtgaatcgaagaaaatgagtttcatcgaagtttgacattttgcgGTAAAATACGGTCTAAGTTATAATACCCcttatttatggactagtaccatacaaggtaccacatgaccacgaTAGTGAGgtatataaggtgtgttaaaagtgattaatattttaagtaatttgagataattcctaattatgtggataattgggtaattattgattagtgggagattaataaattatcaataatttgGATAACTTTAAGAGGGTAAAATGTGGCAGCCCCTCCCTTAATATTTAGATGACTCTTAAAGTCATACTATTATGTTGCAAAGTCTAAAATGTGAGTCACACATCCACTTTCAAGAAAAGAGTTACAAGTCCATCCTTAATACATTCATTCTTAAGAAAGAGATACATATCTTTCTAACCTCTTAGAGAGTCTCAGCCAAGAACGTTACTATACAAATCACTTTCTAAGAACATAGCAATGTTAATTCATTTTCCAAATAGCAACATTGTTACTAAGTTCTTAAGGAAAAGTTTCGGACAAAACCTTTTTTAGCATAGCAACGTGATTGCTTTGAGCTTTTCATACGATTTGCTCCGTGTTTTGTAGCAATTAACGTGTGGtagaggattgtcaagagaatcgactcaggtatgttaaggctatcgcttctttccttttggcatgttCTATATGatacgaacgaaacgagcaaatgcataattttcataaatgactctattcatagaaatagtaggggtgtctatattattgattctccatgtgaattattattatatcttctgttcatgggtcttagaaaaatgcatatttgataaagtttatccgacaggcatattatttttttgatattccaagaaatcttgtaatgtatttcatatgcatttcatacatttatacatgtaaaatgtcccatgaccagatggcgttatatacgagtatatatgtatattatatatatatgggatatgaaaaaagtttACGgagttatatacacaccaccacctgatcagttggtatacgttgatgaattgcccacagtggccgaaatgatattatgggatgccctcagaggcttgatgatgttatgaacgcatatacctatgcatgctatgacatttatacgcatatgcatgtaattataaaaatgaaatgattcacggagctatgcagacgtacatgtcgagtcttttactccatgtatctctcatgtctattatttactggtttttattccttacatactcagtacattatttgtactgacgtcccttttgcctggggacgctgcgtctcgatagacaggtcgagagtcttccaagtaggtgattagctcag
This sequence is a window from Nicotiana tomentosiformis chromosome 5, ASM39032v3, whole genome shotgun sequence. Protein-coding genes within it:
- the LOC138892478 gene encoding uncharacterized protein; translation: MAPFEALYGRRCRSPIGWFEIGEAELIEPGLVHQAMEKVKIIKERLKTAQSRQKSISDVGRRDLEFKEDDWVFFKVSPIKGIMRFGKKGKLSSRYVEPYKIIQRIGRVAYKLELPPEMSLVNPVFHVSMLKKVVRDPSAILPVEAIEVNEELSYEEIPVAILDRQMDRPSYKGNSSESFGDLGSLLNLELLV